A region of the Deltaproteobacteria bacterium genome:
TGAATTATGTCCAGGACCGAACCGGAAGGCTGGTCGAGGTGACCTGCCGCATTGCCGAGGACCTCAATGCCCTGTCCCAGGCCAACTATCCGGAACTTTTTGAAGCCGTCGAAAAGGTAGGTCTGGGCATTCAGCAAGGGCTGGAACGAAAAAAAACCCTGACCCAAACCCCCCTGGTCCTGCCTTTGAAAGATATCACCCAGGAACAGCTTTCCGAAGTCGGAGGCAAGGCCGCCAATCTGGGAGAAATCTTAAACCGGGTTAAACTCCCGGTTCCCCCGGGTTTTGCCGTCACGGCCTATGCCTGCCAGTATTTTCTGGAATTCAACCGATTTCCGGAAAAGATCGAAAAAAAGTTGAAGGACCTCGATGTGAACGACACGGAAAAACTCATGGCCGTGAGCCGGGAAATCCGCGATCTGATTATGACGGGGCAACTCCCTCCCGATTTGGAAACCGCCCTGATCGAAGCAGTCGGAGAACTGAAAAAAGATATCGGCCAACCTCTGCGTCTGGCCGTCCGGAGCAGCGCTACCAGCGAAGATTCGGAGGCCAGCTTTGCCGGTCAGCATTCGACCGTCCTAAACGTCACCGGAGAAACCCTCCTTCAGGCCTATAAGGAGGTAGTGGCCAGCACCTTTAATCCCAGGGCCATTTTTTATCGAAGGAGCAAAGGGTTTCTGGAACAGGACGTCATCATGAGTGTAGCTTGTATCCTCATGGTCGATGCCCTGGCCAGCGGGGTTCTGTATACAGTGGACCCCAATGACCCCGATCACCAGGTCATCATGATCAGTGCCCTCTGGGGACTCGGCGTCAGCCTGGTCGACGGCTCTGGAAATGCCGACTTCTATCAGGTGAATAAAGAAAATCGAAAGATCGAGAGCGAAGAGGTAGCCCGGAAAGAAGTCCTCGTTTCTTCTGACCCGGTTCAAGGCCTCAAGCAAACGCCCGTGGCCCATGTTTTTAAGGATAAGCCTTGCCTGACCTTTTCCCAGATTCAGTTGCTGGTCCGTTACGCCTTAAAACTGGAAGAGCACTACCAAACCCCCCTGGATATCGAATGGGCCATTGATCATAAAACCCAACTCTTTATCCTCCAGGCCCGTCCTTTACGGTTTACCCGGTCTTCTGCCCTGCCCCCCACACCGGAGGCCGAAGTAAGTGCTGAAACTTTTCCCATCCTGCTTAAAGGGGGGGCTTCAGCGGCCAACGGGGTGGCGGCCGGCAAAGCCTACGTCCTTAAATCGGATCACAACCTGCTCAATATTCCCGAAGGTTCGATATTGGTCGCCCCTCAAACCTCCCCGCGTTATGTACCGATTATCGGCCGGGTCAGGGCCATCATTACTGATGTGGGCAGCGTGACCGGTCATATGGCCTCGGTAGCCAGGGAATTTCAAATTCCCACCCTGGTGGGGACGGACAATGCGACGGCGGTTATCCCTCACGGCCAGGAAATCACGGTGGATGCCACAAACGGAGTGGTCTACCAGGGCAGGATTGAAAGATTACTCCGGACGGGAAAGCCCCTCAATCCCATGAAAGGGAGCCCGACCTACAAGGCCATGGAAGCGATCCTGCCCATGATCGCCCCCTTGCATCTGATCGATCCCAAGCATGAAAATTTCAACCCCCAATCCTGCGAGACCATCCATGATATTATCCGCTTTGCCCACGAAATGGCCATGCAGGAAATGTTTCAGATCGGCGAAACCATTGAGGATGGCAAAAATGTAGCCGTCCGTTTCCGTTCCCCTTTGCCGCTGAATATTTATATCGTCGATCTGGGCGGGGGGATCAGTCCCGGACCGGAACGAAAAGAAGTCCGGCCGGAGGAGGTCCTCTCCGGCCCCTTTAAGGCCCTGTTTCAGGGCATGACCCATGAAGGGGTGAAATGGCTGGGGCAGGACAACATCAGTTGGAGCGGTTTGGGCTCCGTATTGCTGGAAAGCATTCTGCATGATCCGACGATGGACGGGGCTATGGGCGGTCCCAGTTATGTCCTCATTTCCGAGAAATATATGAACTTCAATTCCCGCCTGGGTTATCATTTCGCCACCCTGGATACCTTTTGCGGCCCCAATATCAATGACAATTATATCACCTTTTATTTCAAAGGAGGGGCGGCCGATATCGATCGCCGGACCAGAAGGGCCATGCTGATCGGTTCGGTCTTGAAAAAAATGGGTTTCAAGGTGGAACAAAGAGGGGATATGATCAAAGGGGAATTAAAAAAACATAATTCTTATATTATCCAGGAAAAACTGGATCTCATAGGCCGGCTTATGGGTTCGGTCCGCCTTCTGGATATGCTTCTGGATCAGGACAACCGGATCGAATGGTACCGGAATGAATTTTTTAAAGGCAATTACACTTTTCAGAGGAATCAAACGAATCCTTCTGATTCCATTAAAAAGGAGGGCGTTAGTGAAGAGTTATCGTAAGGAATTATGGTTTAACATCCCATCCCGCAGGGCCTTTGTTAATATTACCCCTCAAATTGAAGAATGTCTCAGGGAAAGCTTGATTAAAGAAGGACTGGCTTTGGTCAACGCCATGCACATTACGGCCTCGGTCTTTATCAATGACGATGAATCGGGCCTGCACCAGGATTATGAGCGCTGGCTGGAAAAGCTGGCCCCCCATGACCCGGTTTCCCAGTACCGCCATAATGTGGGGGAAGACAATGCCGATGCCCATCTCAAACGGCAGATCATGGGACGGGAGGTGGTGGTGGCCGTCACTCAGGATCGACTGGACCTCGGCCCCTGGGAACAAATCTTTTACGGGGAATTTGACGGCCGAAGGAAAAAACGGGTTCTGGTAAAAATTATCGGGGAATAAGGAATTTTTATGTCCAAACAATGGAAATGCACTGTCTGCGGTTATATTCATGAAGGGCATTCCCCGCCCGAGACCTGCCCGGTCTGCGGGGCCTTCAAATATCAATTTATCCTTCATGCCCCCCTGCCGGAGGAATTGGAAAAGCGGCTCAAAGAAGCCTTTGGAGGGGAATCCAAGGCTTATATCCGTAACCTGGCCTTTGCCCGAAAGGCCGAAAAAGACGGCTATCCCCAGATCGCCCGGCTCTTCCGGGCCGTGGCCGAGTCCGAAAAGGTCCATGCCGACGAATACCTCAATTATCTCGAAGGGGTCGTCGGCAAAACGGAAGACAACCTGAAGACCGCCTTTGAAAACGAGCTCCGGGCTAAAAACGATTTCTACCCGGTTTTTATTAAGGAGGCCTTTGACCTCAAGCGGGAGGACGTGGCCTGGAGTTTCATCCGTTCCCGGGATGTGGAAGAACGGCATGCCAAGTTGTATAAAGAGGCCCTGACCGCCCTGCTGGCCGACAAAGAAATAGAGTACCACGTCTGCCAGGTCTGCGGTTATGTTTTTGAGGAAGACCTGCCGGAGCGATGTCCGGTTTGCGGGGCCGGAAAAAAAAATTCAAATAGGGGCATGAGGGTATAATAAGAAGTGAAGCTATGCGGGCCTTAATCGGAGCGGAAGATTGTCCGGTCAAACCGGGGGCACTATTGTCCGAGTTGGTGGAAGTGTACGAAAAGAAGTTGTCCAATGATCCGATGATCAAGGCCATGAAGGAAAATACAGGCAAGAGCCATCTGATTTACATCGTCAACGGGGTGGTCATCCACCCCGACCGCTTCGGCGAAACTTATCTCA
Encoded here:
- a CDS encoding pyruvate, phosphate dikinase → MFKILDIFKKNKVTPRVTAQKGFLLHKYDHFKAVLNENNKALDLIADLEHLFYEDHPFTLNYVQDRTGRLVEVTCRIAEDLNALSQANYPELFEAVEKVGLGIQQGLERKKTLTQTPLVLPLKDITQEQLSEVGGKAANLGEILNRVKLPVPPGFAVTAYACQYFLEFNRFPEKIEKKLKDLDVNDTEKLMAVSREIRDLIMTGQLPPDLETALIEAVGELKKDIGQPLRLAVRSSATSEDSEASFAGQHSTVLNVTGETLLQAYKEVVASTFNPRAIFYRRSKGFLEQDVIMSVACILMVDALASGVLYTVDPNDPDHQVIMISALWGLGVSLVDGSGNADFYQVNKENRKIESEEVARKEVLVSSDPVQGLKQTPVAHVFKDKPCLTFSQIQLLVRYALKLEEHYQTPLDIEWAIDHKTQLFILQARPLRFTRSSALPPTPEAEVSAETFPILLKGGASAANGVAAGKAYVLKSDHNLLNIPEGSILVAPQTSPRYVPIIGRVRAIITDVGSVTGHMASVAREFQIPTLVGTDNATAVIPHGQEITVDATNGVVYQGRIERLLRTGKPLNPMKGSPTYKAMEAILPMIAPLHLIDPKHENFNPQSCETIHDIIRFAHEMAMQEMFQIGETIEDGKNVAVRFRSPLPLNIYIVDLGGGISPGPERKEVRPEEVLSGPFKALFQGMTHEGVKWLGQDNISWSGLGSVLLESILHDPTMDGAMGGPSYVLISEKYMNFNSRLGYHFATLDTFCGPNINDNYITFYFKGGAADIDRRTRRAMLIGSVLKKMGFKVEQRGDMIKGELKKHNSYIIQEKLDLIGRLMGSVRLLDMLLDQDNRIEWYRNEFFKGNYTFQRNQTNPSDSIKKEGVSEELS
- a CDS encoding YjbQ family protein, with protein sequence MKSYRKELWFNIPSRRAFVNITPQIEECLRESLIKEGLALVNAMHITASVFINDDESGLHQDYERWLEKLAPHDPVSQYRHNVGEDNADAHLKRQIMGREVVVAVTQDRLDLGPWEQIFYGEFDGRRKKRVLVKIIGE
- a CDS encoding rubrerythrin family protein, with the translated sequence MSKQWKCTVCGYIHEGHSPPETCPVCGAFKYQFILHAPLPEELEKRLKEAFGGESKAYIRNLAFARKAEKDGYPQIARLFRAVAESEKVHADEYLNYLEGVVGKTEDNLKTAFENELRAKNDFYPVFIKEAFDLKREDVAWSFIRSRDVEERHAKLYKEALTALLADKEIEYHVCQVCGYVFEEDLPERCPVCGAGKKNSNRGMRV
- a CDS encoding MoaD/ThiS family protein → MRALIGAEDCPVKPGALLSELVEVYEKKLSNDPMIKAMKENTGKSHLIYIVNGVVIHPDRFGETYLKDGDDVRILHPYFGG